One genomic region from Natrinema caseinilyticum encodes:
- a CDS encoding PadR family transcriptional regulator, producing MRKSGPPKGLIAYLVLELLEEKPRYGYEILKEIREISGGHWEPSYGSVYPILYKFEEKGWAARIEREDEPDRKYFELTKRGYTELENRRERGCEKASDFADVILGFFHVYAAFSTDDRFDICEMEGEWRFDEEFSRWVVEQVVRHHEHYFDTEFERLRETPEEFYDRHGIDPNEA from the coding sequence ATGCGGAAAAGTGGGCCGCCGAAAGGACTCATCGCCTATCTCGTCCTCGAACTCCTCGAGGAGAAACCGCGGTACGGCTACGAAATCCTCAAGGAAATCCGTGAGATCAGCGGCGGTCACTGGGAGCCGTCCTACGGGTCGGTGTACCCGATACTCTACAAATTCGAGGAGAAAGGCTGGGCAGCACGCATCGAACGCGAGGACGAACCCGACAGGAAATATTTCGAACTCACGAAGCGAGGCTATACAGAGCTCGAGAACCGCCGCGAGAGGGGTTGTGAGAAAGCGAGTGATTTCGCCGACGTCATTCTCGGCTTTTTCCACGTATACGCCGCCTTCTCGACGGACGACCGCTTCGACATTTGCGAGATGGAAGGCGAGTGGCGATTCGACGAGGAGTTCAGCCGGTGGGTCGTCGAACAGGTCGTCCGTCACCACGAACACTATTTCGACACCGAATTCGAGCGCCTCCGGGAGACGCCCGAGGAGTTCTACGACCGCCACGGGATCGATCCGAACGAGGCGTAG